A DNA window from Streptomyces canus contains the following coding sequences:
- a CDS encoding HGxxPAAW family protein — MGAHQYDEGHTVAGWTGCGIATAGTAVLGAGVCTVSGVWIAGGLAITAVGALVTWALHLAGWGKPPGRRPREQWGMRVRDTSARQGHAACVGCRMAGRGGSRTRVVEPGAGATAEPVPVESVG, encoded by the coding sequence GTGGGTGCACATCAGTATGACGAGGGGCACACGGTCGCGGGCTGGACCGGATGCGGCATCGCTACCGCCGGGACTGCCGTGCTGGGGGCGGGGGTGTGCACGGTGTCCGGTGTGTGGATAGCCGGTGGTCTCGCGATCACCGCGGTGGGCGCCCTCGTCACCTGGGCCCTGCACCTGGCCGGCTGGGGCAAGCCGCCGGGGCGCCGGCCGCGCGAGCAGTGGGGGATGCGGGTGCGGGACACGAGCGCGCGGCAGGGGCATGCCGCCTGCGTCGGGTGCCGGATGGCGGGGCGGGGAGGCTCGCGGACCCGGGTGGTCGAACCCGGGGCGGGGGCGACGGCAGAACCAGTCCCCGTGGAGTCGGTGGGCTGA
- a CDS encoding MarR family winged helix-turn-helix transcriptional regulator produces MSAEPRPTATPAQTREAMDLFIATAHLGQQEMAQRLGLNVTDLLSFACVLKAGENLLTAGDLAEHAHVTTGAVTGILNRLERGGYVTRVPDPTDRRRVRVAALPDAVAKVVALYQPYYDRLDAVFAGYSADEIAVLHDWFSRSTNLALAYIEELRAKDADGE; encoded by the coding sequence ATGTCCGCCGAGCCCCGCCCCACCGCCACTCCGGCCCAGACACGGGAGGCGATGGACCTCTTCATCGCCACCGCTCACCTCGGCCAGCAGGAGATGGCCCAACGGCTGGGTCTGAACGTGACCGACCTGCTGTCCTTCGCCTGCGTCCTGAAGGCCGGCGAGAACCTCCTCACCGCGGGCGACCTCGCCGAGCACGCCCATGTCACGACCGGCGCGGTCACCGGCATCCTCAACCGCCTCGAACGCGGCGGCTACGTCACCCGCGTCCCCGACCCCACCGACCGCCGCCGCGTCCGGGTCGCCGCACTGCCCGACGCCGTGGCCAAGGTCGTCGCCCTCTACCAGCCGTACTACGACCGCCTCGACGCCGTCTTCGCGGGCTACTCCGCCGACGAGATCGCCGTACTCCACGACTGGTTCAGCCGTTCGACGAACCTCGCGCTCGCCTATATCGAGGAGTTGCGGGCGAAGGACGCGGACGGCGAGTAG
- a CDS encoding GtrA family protein, which produces MEPQTADRTQSPSSPSLSSPAGPGPLASFVRFVVCGGGIGVLSSFAVPLAAMTMPWAVANAVITVVSTLLCTELHALFTFGTGRRPGWRRHLQSSGSAAAAYAVTCAAMFLLHVIQSAPGMLTEQAVYLTASGLAGIGRFLVLRLFVFASGRKTPRPPRPVLPLPRPVLTQAAVGATC; this is translated from the coding sequence ATGGAGCCGCAGACGGCCGACAGGACCCAGTCCCCGTCCTCGCCCTCCCTGTCCTCCCCGGCCGGCCCCGGCCCCCTCGCCTCCTTCGTCCGCTTCGTCGTCTGCGGCGGCGGGATCGGCGTCCTCTCCAGCTTCGCCGTACCGCTGGCGGCGATGACGATGCCGTGGGCGGTCGCGAACGCGGTGATCACCGTGGTCTCCACGCTCCTGTGTACCGAGCTCCACGCCCTGTTCACCTTCGGCACCGGCCGCCGCCCGGGCTGGCGCCGGCACCTCCAGTCCTCCGGCTCCGCGGCGGCCGCGTACGCCGTCACCTGCGCCGCGATGTTCCTCCTCCACGTCATCCAGTCGGCGCCCGGCATGCTCACGGAACAGGCCGTCTACCTCACCGCGTCCGGTCTGGCCGGCATCGGCCGCTTCCTGGTCCTGCGCCTGTTCGTCTTCGCGAGCGGCCGCAAGACCCCGCGTCCCCCGCGCCCCGTGCTCCCCCTGCCCCGCCCCGTCCTCACCCAGGCCGCCGTCGGCGCCACCTGCTGA